GGAGTGCTTCACGTTGGCTCTCTGTCAGCCCTTCGCTCAACGGCGCCTCGTCTGCTGCGAGCGGTGTAATCCGGTCGAACTCGGCTTCGATACCGTTGTTGGCCCAGTGTACCCTGAGGGCGCTCAAGTCGCTGTGAGATGGGACACGAAGTCGAAGTCGCCACGTCTCTGCACTACTCGAACATTCGAGGAGGACGGTCCCGTGGTCGTCTAACGCGGCGAGCAGACCACTTTGGCGTGGGTCCCAGTTAGAACCATAGAGTGCCCCATTTGGGACCGTCTGAACGAGCGTCACCTCGTCGGGTCCCAACGAAGATTCGATTGCATCTCTGAATACAGCGGCATCTGGGCCCCTCGCCCAGACGTACGACGTTGCGTCGTCCGAGAGTGGAATCGTCTGTTCGAGTTCGAGTTCGAGGTCGTACTGCGCTACCGACTGACCGAATGGAAGCGCAGAAAGAGGGACGAGGACCTCCGCAATCAGACACACAGTGACTGAAGGAGAGAACAGACCAAAAAGCTGCGTCGTTGTGTTCTCTCTCGTCGTTGTAGAAGAAATGAACGTCACAGACCACGACGAGTCATCTGCGATTCTAAACCTATTTGACGCGGACGGATGACCACTGGACGATGCTGGAGCTGGAACACGGGTTTCGGGTCGTCGACGTGAACGCACGCCTCGACCCCGACAAGCAGTCGATTGCGACGCGAGGACGAGAGATTAGCCCCGAGCGATTAGAACGCGAACTGCATCAGGCGGGCGTCGTCCGGGCGATCGTCTCTCCGGGCACACAACCGGGAGACCAGAGTTATCTGCGGCCGAACAACGCAGTCGCACGGATGAGCGTCGACCGACCATTTCTCGCGTTCGCCCGCGTCAACGGCCCACGAGACCCGAGCAGTCGGACGTCCGCACGTCTTCGGAACCTCACGTCCTCACGGAAAGAGTATCACACCGACCCCGACGACGTCGAACAGTACGCGTACGACGACCGTTTCCACGGGTTCAGTCTCGCCCCCGCAGTCGACGGCCTTCCGGACGACGAGACGTTGTCGATGTTGGAAGACGTTGGGCTCCCCGTCTTCGTGGAGGGTGGAGAAGCGTTCCCGCCACGTGCGGTCGCTGACTCGCTGTTAGGGCGGTTCCCCGTGATTCTCTCGAGTTTCGGCGGCTTCCCACTCGACCGAGACCTGATGCACGACGCGATGGAGTTACTCGACGACCACGACGACTTCTATCTCGACACGAGTTTCGTCAGATATCGAAGCATCCTCGAACGAGCACTGCTCGAACATCCGGACCGTGTCCTGTTCGGGAGCGGTGCACCGGAGACGCACCCGAACGTCGGCGTCATGGAGATTCTCACGCTCGACGTCTCGGAAGATGCGATGGCGAAGGCGTTCTCGAACAATGCGGCGCGAGTCATCGAGTCGCTCGCACCGGGAGAAACGTAGTCGGCGCGAACTCAGCGCCAGTCGTAGCGCGCGACTGCTCGGTCAGCACGGGCAGAACAACCGTGCGGGTTTCGTGCCCGCGAGCGGTCACGGGCACGGGCAACCATCCCGTCTGACGTTCCCGTCGCGATTCCAGCGACGACGTCACGTCCGGTTCCGACCCAGCCAGACGGCGTCACGTCACCTCTGAGGACACCGACCGCTGCTTCGAATCCATCAGAGATGGCGTGTTTTGCGGTGCGTTCGACAGCGGCCGGTCGAAGGCCGTAGTTCTTCACGAGTCGGTACGTCAACGCCCGATACTTCCATCCCCAGTCCCGTTCTGAGATGCCACCGTCCGCTTCGAACTCACGACGCACGCACATCTCCGGTGCCCATCCGACTCGCCGGTCGAGGTGTGCAAGTCGGTGGGCTGCATCACGAGCACCGCCGGTCTGGAGGTACTCGTCGAATCCGTCCAGTGAGTCGATGACGGCGCGGCGGAAGGCGACGTTTCCGCCGTTGAAGTAGGTGACGTCACGGCCAGCAATCGTGTTCTCTTCGAGTGACTCGGTCGTCATCCCGTTTCGGAGGGTCTGGTGCATCGGCCCAGTGACGACGTCGGCATCGTCGATGCCGTCTTCGAGCGCCGAGAGCCACGAGGGCTCTATCGAGAGGTCGTATCGGAGGAGGGCGACGACGTCGCCACTCGCCACTTCGATGCCCGCGTTGCGTGCGACGTTGAGGTTCCGGTCAGACAGTTCGACGAGGACGTCTACGTCTTCGCGCTCTCTCACCATCCCGGTCGTCCCGTCGGCCGATGGGCCGTTGACGACGATAACCTCGGCGTCGGGGGCATGCTCGGCCAGCGCGTCGAGGCTGGTTGCGAGACGGTCCCGACCGTTGAGAGTCGGGAGCACAACCGAGAGGTCCATACCGGACACTGGGAGTGGACGTACTTAAATGTGAATCGAGAACCGTGTGAAAGTGTATCGCAGAACAGCGCTACCGTCGTCTCACTCGGCGTCGCTCGCACGATTCGTCGCGCGAGACTCGGCCTCGGACGCCCCGGTGACGTTCGCATTCCAGTACGAAACGGACGCGATGTCGTCACCGACGGGTGAGTTTCCGACTGTGAGGTCGAGCGACCGGAACGGACGCGCGATGCCGTTCGGCACCTTCCGATAGAACCCGAACGGGACGACGAAGTCGTGTTTCGCGTCCGTGAGTTCGAGACCCGCGTCGTCGAGAAGTCGGTGGACGTCGTTCTCCGAGTAGAGTCGAGAGCCCATCGGAAGCAGCCAGTTGTAGGCGACACGAAGACTCTGGTCGTTGAACGTGTCGAAGAACACCTGTCCCTTCGAGACACGCGCCATCTCTGCTAAGAACTTCGCCGGCGTGTCCGCGAGGTGGAAAAACCGCATCGCGAACACCGCGTCGAAGTGGTCATCTGGGAATGGTAACCGCGCAGCGTCGCCACGGAGGAACTCGATCCGATCTGCGACGCCTGCTTCGCGGGCCTTCTCCCGTCCCTGTACCATCATCGCCCGTGAGATGTCCAGTCCGACGACGTTCGCTCCTTCCTGAGCGAGCATCACGGTGAACCGACCGGTCCCACAAGCGATTTCGAGGACGTTCTTGTCCTCGACAGGGCCGAGTGCCGCGAGGACTGCCTCTTTTTCACGCCGGTCGATGAGCCGACCACCCTTGGAGAACCGCTTCGAGTCGTACTCCTGGGCGACCTCGTCGGCCTGGTACCACTCCTTTCCTTTCACGCTACGCATAGTCGCGGGGGCGACGGTAAAACGGTACTGGATATGCGATGACGAACCGGTGCGGTACAGGGATATACTTTCGTCTATAGAGCGCGTACCATGGTACATGCCAGCATGTCGATGTTGTGGGTCGATACACGAGGCCGACGAACTGACGCGCCACGTCCACGAGGAGTGGGTCGTGGTCCACTGTCCCGACTGCCACGCCGCGATGGGGAGTTACCGTCTCGGCGCTCCAGCCGTCGACACGATGCGAAAAGCGAATTAATCACGTGACAGTCTGGCGATTATCGCCCACTTCCCGGAAAATAATATGTGTATAAGGTGTCTGCATTGTTTTGTCACACTTGAAGCTAACCCTTAACACAGAGGAACTATGTCACACAGGTATGAGCACCACCACTGCAGAGCCTGATACTGAAGACCTTCTCTCGGAGGCCGAGTTCCGAGAGCGTCTCCGCGAACTGCCACCGAGCGCGAAACTCGTCGCCAAAGTTCTCGAGAGCGATGCACCGCTCTCGCAGGGCCAACTCGCGGAGGAGTCGCTGCTGCCGGACCGCACCGTCCGCTACGCACTCAACCGTCTCGAAGAGTCGGACCTCGTCGGTTCGCGCTACTCCTTCAAGGACGCGCGCAAGCAGGTCTACTTCCTCAACACGTAGAGCGGGCGACCACGGTATCGCAGTCGACGACGCGGGGCGCACCCCGCAGACCAAGCCACCACTTCTGTCGAACCCGATAAACCACTCGCGAGCGTAGCCGCCGCCATGCACGTCACGCGCGTCTCGGTTCCCGTCACGACTCGCGCCCCGAGCGGTGCGACGAACGCGTACATCGTCTCCGACGGAGACGAACAACTCCTCGTCGACCCGGCGGCACGAACCGCCGAACTCGACGCCCTCGTCGAACGACACGGTAGTACCCATCTCGCGGTCACCCACACCCACCCCGACCACGTCGGCGCAGTCGCCGAGTACGCTCGTGAGACCGACGCGACAGTCTGGTGTCGTCGCGGGCGAGAACGCGCCTTCGAAGCTGCGACCGGTGTCGAACCAGACCTGACGTTCACCGAAGGGACGACCATCCCCGTCGGGTCTGGCGTCGACGTACTCGACACACCGGGACACGCACGCGACCACGTGACCTTCGTCGTCGGCGGCGACTACCTGTCGGGTGACCTCGCCGTCGCTGAGGGGAGCGTGGTCGTCGGGGCGCCCGACGGAGACATGCGCGCGTACCTCGTCGCACTCAGACGACTCCATGCACGCGACCCGGCGACACTCTACCCCGGCCACGGACCCGAGATTACCGACCCGCGACCTGTGCTCGAACGTCTCGTCGCACACCGCAATTCCCGCGAAGCGGCAGTTCTCGATGCTATCCGCGCCGGCAATGCGACACCAGACAGCGTGACCGACGCCGCGTACGACAAAGACATCTCGGCGGTTCGTGACCTCGCTCGCGCGACGGTCGTCGCCCACATCGAGAAACTCGCCGCCGAGCGTCGGGTTCAGTGGGACTCCGACCAAGAGCGCGTGGTCGCAATCTAGCGCCGGACTGCTTCACCGAACCGCGTGCCTCTTGACGCTCGCGCCCGCACCACGGGTATGGACCTCGAAGCCGAACTCGCCCGCGCCCGCGACCTCGACGTGTCGGAACTGGCCGACGCCATCGAGTCTATCGGCTTCGAATGCACGCGCTGTGGCGCGTGTTGCAAGGGCTACGACACCGACGACGGCCGGGAACCGCACACGGCGACCGTCTTTCCTGACGAGGTGCGGACGATTCAGGCGACAACTGAGTACGACTGGAGAGACGTCGCCCGACCGATGCCGTACGGGCTCGTCGAAGGTGACGACGGCCTCGAAGGCGAGACGTTCGAGTGGGCGCTCCAGACGACTGCCTGCGGCGACTGCCGATTCTACGAAGAAGACGACACCGGACAGGGTGCCTGTCAGGTCCACGACGACCGGCCACTCATCTGCGAGACGTACCCGTTCAGTGTCGACGTCGCCGGCACGAGTCAACCGATGGGCGAGGCCGTCGACGAGGAGGGAGTCGTTCGCGCACACGAGTGCGAGGGCCTCGGACGAGACATCTCTCGTGAGGATGCAGCGGAACTGGCAGCGGCGCTCAAAGAACGCGCCGTCCGCGAGATACAGGAGGCACTCGCCGTCTCCGACGCCTACGAACCAGTCGAGACGAACGACGGCGAAATCGTCGTCCACGACTCCGAAGGTGCGAAGCGTCCCGATGGGACAGAGATTCCGTAGCTGAATCTCAGGGACGGCGGTACATCTTTAACAGTTCGGACTGACCACATAGTGGAGGTCTAACGGTGGAAATCTCAGATAAACTCCTGTGTCTGTTCAATGCTGACGTTCGCACCGAGGACGACCGATATATCGTCGAGATTCCTCGCCGCGAAGTCGAAACCGGGGCAATCGACCCTGGTGAGACGTATCGCGTCGCTCTCATCTCTCGCGAGGCACACGAAGCCGTCGAGTCTGAACCGAGCGGCAGTGCCACGCCATCTGCCGAACCACAACCCCCGGTCGAAGCCGGAGAGCTTCGGTACGTCGAAATCGAAGATATCGGAAAGCAAGGTGACGGAATCGCCCGCGTCGAGCGTGGCTACGTCATCATCGTTCCCGGTACCGACGTCGGTGAGCGCGTGAAAGTCGAAATCACCGAAGTCAAGTCGAACTTCGCAGTCGGCGAAGTCGTCGAAGACGACTTCTAACGTCTTCCTTTTTGCGACCTGTCGACCGCATAGGCGACGGGCACGGCCTGACTCGTGAGGACCGCTGTCTCCGTCACGGAATACTGACGACACACGCCACCCACGAACAGACCACTCTTGCAAGTGAATCACTCACCACTTCTGCGAGTGAACGAGAGAGCACACTTGCACGTGAAGAGTTGCTTCAGAAACGTTGTGTCGGCTACTGAACGTACTTCAGCAGATTGGCATCGATGCCGACGTTGGCCGGGTCGTCGTAGGGGCGGTTGACCACGATATCGCCGGCGGTGGACTTCCCAATCCCGGGAATCGCCGTCAGTTCGTCCATCGACGCCTCGTTGATGTCAAGTGGGTACGGAACACCCGTGACAGAGCGGTACCCGTGGTCGGTGACGACGATATCGACGGTCTGACCGAGTTCGCGTTCGCCGGGAATTCCCACGAGCAGTGGGTAGGTGCCGAGTTGTCGGCCGAAGGTGCGCCCGTCTTGGTGGTACTCCAAATGAACATCTGGAAGGACAGTCCCGGGTGGGGCGACCCGACGCAGCATCGGTCGGTCGATCTCCTCGCGGACCTCCTGTTTGTACTTCTTGAACAGTTGTTTGTGGTCGCGGGCGATGGAGGCGCCGGTGTCCGACATGTCGGTCCCGTCGAACGCCATGACCTGTCGGATGTTGATGCGGCGGACCATCAGGCCCTCGTCGTAGACGCGCTGGAGGAAGCGTTTGTTGTGCTCGAACGTCTCCTTGGACTCGCCTTTCAACCCGTGGAGGAGGTTGATTCCGGGGAGGAGTTTGGGGAGGCGGTTCGACGCGTCGGGACCGTGTGTCGGCGCGTCGGCGGGGTCGTCTCCGGGACGCCAGCCTGCGACCTCGTTGACGATTTTGACCGCTTCGAAACACTCGTCCGCGGAGACGTTGAGATTGTTCTCTTCTTGGACCACCGGGTCCGCAGATTCGAGCCCGAACGCTGCGGTGTCGCCCGCGGTGTTGTGTTCGGCGATGATTTTGAGCGCCTCGCGAGATTTCTCGGGCCAGTTGACGATGGTGATGGGGTTGACGTTGTCGAGGTGGAGCGTGCCGAGGTCCGGTGCGACTTCGCGGATACCACCGTAGAGACGACGGAGTGCGTCAGGGTTCGGGGCTTCACCGTCACCACCGAACGCGAGGATGTCGGCCTGTCGGCCGAGACGGAAGTGGCGCGCACCACGGTTGTACAGGTTCTCGACTTCCTTGACCACAGAGTCGGCGGTTCTGAATGCGGGGTTGCCGTACAGCGGTTCGGTACAGAACGAACACCGGTACGCACAGCCGCGAGACGTCTCCATCTCGCAGATGAGGTGGTCCGGATGGTTCGGGTGTTGTTCGACGACGAAGGCGCCCTTCGCAGCCCAGCGGTCGAGTTCCTCGTTGTCGCGCATCCGGTTGCCGAAGCCTTCGAGCGCGCTGTCGACGAGGTCGAAGGCGGCCGCCTCGATGTCACCTTTGGCGACGAAGTCGTAGTCGAGGTCCTTGCGCTGCATGTCCTGTCCGCCGGCGTTCTCGTCGCCGACGCCGAACCGAATGGGACCGCCCATGAGCGTCGTACCTTCGGCGACCCACGCGAGTTCGCGGACTTCGTCGGGTTCGGCAGGCGTCCCGCCCACGTACTTTCCGGGGACGGTCATGCCGCCGATGTAAATCATCAGGTCCGCGTCGGCGACGTCGCGCCACTTCTGGCGGTCGTCGCGGAGTTCGTCGATGGTGTGGTAGACGACGTTGGACTCGGGGACGCCCGCGTCGACCACCGCACCCGCGGTGAATCGAGGATACGTCGAGATGTACGGCGGCACGCCGAAGTGCGCCGGTTCGTCGACGTATCCGTCGACGATAGTCACGGTGAGGTCGGCGGGGTCAGTCATCGGTCGCGGTTCGCGTTCGACGCTGAAAACGCAACCGGTCGAGACTGGCCCCGCTGACGAGATGAGATCGCCGCCACTGACGAGACGGACGCCCCCACACTCGTGGTTCCGCCTCCCGCGCGTTTATGACCGTGGGAGCGCAAGAAATGGGTATGCCTGCGACCCTCGAACTCAAGTGCGCCAACGAGGACTGCGAACTCGACATGTTCGAGTTGCATTACACCTACGACATGCCCGACGACGTGACGGTTGCGGACTTCTCCTGTCCGTACTGCGGCGAACAGCAGTTCCTCGAGGTGATCGAACTATGAGCGACCTGCGAAAGTTCGGAGAGTCCGCGGCGAACGCGGTCCTCGAACGTGTCGGCCGGGGTGTCAGCCAGATGCAAGAGCGCAAACCGCTCGCGCACGACCTGCTCGAATCAGACGACGCCTACCTCCTCGTCTTCGACGCACCCGGTGCGCGTGCCGAAGACGTGCAGGTTCGGTTCCTCGACGGCGAAGTCGAACTCCGCATCGACCGCTTCCGCGAGTTCCACGAGGGATTCGAGATGCGCTTCCCCGGCCGCGGCCTGACGCTCTCCAGTAGCGCGACACTTCCCTCCGATGCCGCCGTCGAAGCGGCCGAAGGCACGGCGACGGTCAAAAAGAACGGGACGATACAGATTCAGAT
The genomic region above belongs to Haloferax marinisediminis and contains:
- a CDS encoding amidohydrolase family protein, translating into MLELEHGFRVVDVNARLDPDKQSIATRGREISPERLERELHQAGVVRAIVSPGTQPGDQSYLRPNNAVARMSVDRPFLAFARVNGPRDPSSRTSARLRNLTSSRKEYHTDPDDVEQYAYDDRFHGFSLAPAVDGLPDDETLSMLEDVGLPVFVEGGEAFPPRAVADSLLGRFPVILSSFGGFPLDRDLMHDAMELLDDHDDFYLDTSFVRYRSILERALLEHPDRVLFGSGAPETHPNVGVMEILTLDVSEDAMAKAFSNNAARVIESLAPGET
- a CDS encoding winged helix-turn-helix domain-containing protein; the encoded protein is MSTTTAEPDTEDLLSEAEFRERLRELPPSAKLVAKVLESDAPLSQGQLAEESLLPDRTVRYALNRLEESDLVGSRYSFKDARKQVYFLNT
- a CDS encoding YkgJ family cysteine cluster protein → MDLEAELARARDLDVSELADAIESIGFECTRCGACCKGYDTDDGREPHTATVFPDEVRTIQATTEYDWRDVARPMPYGLVEGDDGLEGETFEWALQTTACGDCRFYEEDDTGQGACQVHDDRPLICETYPFSVDVAGTSQPMGEAVDEEGVVRAHECEGLGRDISREDAAELAAALKERAVREIQEALAVSDAYEPVETNDGEIVVHDSEGAKRPDGTEIP
- a CDS encoding DUF7559 family protein — translated: MPATLELKCANEDCELDMFELHYTYDMPDDVTVADFSCPYCGEQQFLEVIEL
- a CDS encoding MBL fold metallo-hydrolase, encoding MHVTRVSVPVTTRAPSGATNAYIVSDGDEQLLVDPAARTAELDALVERHGSTHLAVTHTHPDHVGAVAEYARETDATVWCRRGRERAFEAATGVEPDLTFTEGTTIPVGSGVDVLDTPGHARDHVTFVVGGDYLSGDLAVAEGSVVVGAPDGDMRAYLVALRRLHARDPATLYPGHGPEITDPRPVLERLVAHRNSREAAVLDAIRAGNATPDSVTDAAYDKDISAVRDLARATVVAHIEKLAAERRVQWDSDQERVVAI
- a CDS encoding radical SAM protein gives rise to the protein MTDPADLTVTIVDGYVDEPAHFGVPPYISTYPRFTAGAVVDAGVPESNVVYHTIDELRDDRQKWRDVADADLMIYIGGMTVPGKYVGGTPAEPDEVRELAWVAEGTTLMGGPIRFGVGDENAGGQDMQRKDLDYDFVAKGDIEAAAFDLVDSALEGFGNRMRDNEELDRWAAKGAFVVEQHPNHPDHLICEMETSRGCAYRCSFCTEPLYGNPAFRTADSVVKEVENLYNRGARHFRLGRQADILAFGGDGEAPNPDALRRLYGGIREVAPDLGTLHLDNVNPITIVNWPEKSREALKIIAEHNTAGDTAAFGLESADPVVQEENNLNVSADECFEAVKIVNEVAGWRPGDDPADAPTHGPDASNRLPKLLPGINLLHGLKGESKETFEHNKRFLQRVYDEGLMVRRINIRQVMAFDGTDMSDTGASIARDHKQLFKKYKQEVREEIDRPMLRRVAPPGTVLPDVHLEYHQDGRTFGRQLGTYPLLVGIPGERELGQTVDIVVTDHGYRSVTGVPYPLDINEASMDELTAIPGIGKSTAGDIVVNRPYDDPANVGIDANLLKYVQ
- a CDS encoding Hsp20/alpha crystallin family protein — protein: MSDLRKFGESAANAVLERVGRGVSQMQERKPLAHDLLESDDAYLLVFDAPGARAEDVQVRFLDGEVELRIDRFREFHEGFEMRFPGRGLTLSSSATLPSDAAVEAAEGTATVKKNGTIQIQIPKDDRGSDIEVTEEDGDEADEDVDYGDVDDQDA
- a CDS encoding helix-turn-helix domain-containing protein, with translation MCLIAEVLVPLSALPFGQSVAQYDLELELEQTIPLSDDATSYVWARGPDAAVFRDAIESSLGPDEVTLVQTVPNGALYGSNWDPRQSGLLAALDDHGTVLLECSSSAETWRLRLRVPSHSDLSALRVHWANNGIEAEFDRITPLAADEAPLSEGLTESQREALLLALELGYFDEHRRTSLDELGAELDISRQAVAARLRRAYRTLAERIRDESP
- a CDS encoding TRAM domain-containing protein, coding for MEISDKLLCLFNADVRTEDDRYIVEIPRREVETGAIDPGETYRVALISREAHEAVESEPSGSATPSAEPQPPVEAGELRYVEIEDIGKQGDGIARVERGYVIIVPGTDVGERVKVEITEVKSNFAVGEVVEDDF
- a CDS encoding class I SAM-dependent methyltransferase, yielding MKGKEWYQADEVAQEYDSKRFSKGGRLIDRREKEAVLAALGPVEDKNVLEIACGTGRFTVMLAQEGANVVGLDISRAMMVQGREKAREAGVADRIEFLRGDAARLPFPDDHFDAVFAMRFFHLADTPAKFLAEMARVSKGQVFFDTFNDQSLRVAYNWLLPMGSRLYSENDVHRLLDDAGLELTDAKHDFVVPFGFYRKVPNGIARPFRSLDLTVGNSPVGDDIASVSYWNANVTGASEAESRATNRASDAE
- a CDS encoding glycosyltransferase family 2 protein encodes the protein MDLSVVLPTLNGRDRLATSLDALAEHAPDAEVIVVNGPSADGTTGMVREREDVDVLVELSDRNLNVARNAGIEVASGDVVALLRYDLSIEPSWLSALEDGIDDADVVTGPMHQTLRNGMTTESLEENTIAGRDVTYFNGGNVAFRRAVIDSLDGFDEYLQTGGARDAAHRLAHLDRRVGWAPEMCVRREFEADGGISERDWGWKYRALTYRLVKNYGLRPAAVERTAKHAISDGFEAAVGVLRGDVTPSGWVGTGRDVVAGIATGTSDGMVARARDRSRARNPHGCSARADRAVARYDWR